In Anoplopoma fimbria isolate UVic2021 breed Golden Eagle Sablefish chromosome 15, Afim_UVic_2022, whole genome shotgun sequence, the genomic window AACCTTTACGCTGTAAGCACTTTTATGATCTACTGTATAAAACAGCAGCTGGCTTTACAAACTCAACTGGAGGTGTTTTTACTCACTTGGTCCTTTTGACTGCACTACATGGTCCTCATCAGCAGATGCAGTTTGCAAATGGCAACTGAGCAAACAACATCTGCTGATGAGGACTGTGTGATGCGGGTCAAAAGCTTCAGAGCAAAGCAAGCAAGTGGACCTTTAGTCGAGATTGTTTCGTCAACATCTTATTGAGGTATCACTTTCTAAAAAAGGCATACTTAAATAAGggcagccctgtgacagacacTCGAGATAAACGGGTatagataatggatggatgtctGGATGAATAAAGGATTGTAAGTCTGTAAATATTGTATTAGTGTCCCTGCAAAGCTCTAGCTGAAAAATGAATTAGCTAGATAAAAGATATTTTTGCTTATGAGAATACCTTATTACTATATACCTTATTTCTGATCAATTCAgcacaaataaatgatcattaaCAACTTACAAATCCCTTATGAAGTATGCATGGTTAGAAAGTGGTACCAAAAATCTTTGAAATGCCAACAGGTGTAAACGGAGACTGTTAGTTGCACCCTGCCAGCACCTGCTCGAGCCAACGTGCATGCTGCTGGTGATGGCGGGCAGCTTTCCATTAACCATCCCGTCACCATTGTGATTTGCGAGAGGGCCAAATGCGTAGGGGCTACGGAGTGAAGAGTGTGCACGCCCGGTTTGATAAACAAACGTTAATCTCCTTAGTGCTGCTTTCGGGCTCCGTGGCAGGTTTCGCACACAGCGAAGACAAGACCGAccggctggctggctggctcgCTGTGCTGCTCGGCCCAGCCTCCCTCTTCATTTTTAGGAACAATTCTCCTTCCATTCCGCCGCCTCTCATGTTTACAACAGTAATCCATTCAGTGACGTCTGTATAGGGGTGCCCAACTGTGCGTGATCCTCCTTAtgcccacccctcctcctccttcttctcacACCCCAAACCAGAAAGCAACGCTTCTCTAAGCCGGCTCAGTCTGGTGGATGCTCACAGATTTGCTTGGTGTCAAACATAAATTTCCCCCATTTGGTTGATGTATTCAGAGGGGTAAAAAGACGCTCATGCTTTTGTGGGTTGTGGCTTATACTCCTCAACCTGTGGTTGGACTTTAACATAACTgcattcttttctttattaatcttTTGGGTGCTTTGAAGCACAAGTGTTTCAGCTGGTTACAACAGCAAACTGTGTATTGTGGCTGGCAATCCCAAACAGCTGTGCTAGTTTAAGGAGAGCTAGTATTGCCTgtcgttgttttgttttctccgTCTTATCCCCCCTCTCAAGGGAAACTGGATTTAGCAAATCCCAGACCGTTCATTGTGATATCTCCCTTTCAGCTGCAgcctcttctgctcctcctctaaATGTGTCTTAAAGGAACTCATAGGATGTGCGTGTCCAAACTAGGTGAACAAggcttttttaaattcttcacCCTGCTCTCTTTGACTCCCCTTTCTTCTCTTGTCTGTTCTTTTCCCAGTCAGAACCGTCGAGCCGGCGCTGTGGGCAGAGCGTGTTAGCAGGAGTAAATGAGATCccctgctgagtgtgtgtgagctgctaGAGCTCCCCATGGTCCTCTGCCCCTGCTGCCTCTCCATTTACAGCATTTTAACCAAAGCTGCTGCTCTGGTCTCTAAAccttttcatgtcatttttcaaaagtcataaatgtcTCTTCACCTGCCACAACCTGCTTTGTTTCACTGTCTCTTTCAGCTGAGTCTCCTGAAGTTCAATTATTGATACGACAATGATGTCTTTACTACAACATCCGCTCGTTCTGCATTGCCTTGTAGTAGTGCTCCTGCTCAGCATGGCTGCGGGCGGAGACAGAGGGCCGACGGGGCAGGGTGGAGGAGCGGGACAGCGCCTGGCTGTGGCCGTCCATCAGTAAGTCGggatggggaggagggggaagcaTGCCGGAGCAGGACGGGTGAGGAGGCGGAGGCATGGAGGATGCGGGGTGAGGTGGCGGTGGCAAAGGGGAAGAGGATGGATGTGGCGGAGGCGGCATTTGACAGGAGGAAGGGTGTGGAGGTGGGGGCATTTGAAGGGAGGatgggtgaggagggggaggcatTTGTAAGGACGATGGGTGATGAGGCGGGGGCATTTGGGAAGAAGATGGGTGAAGGGGTGGGGGCATATGAGAGGACGGCGGAAGGGGTGGTGGGGACATatgagaggacaggtgaggagggggaggcatGTGAGAGGAGGcagggtgagggagagggggaaGCATCGGAGAGGAGCTTGGGTGAGGTGGGGGAGGCAAGGGGGAAGAGGACGAGTGAGGAGGCGGCGGAGGCAGAGGGGATGACAACAGGTGAGGAGGGTgaggcagaggggaggaggaggtggggagagGCGGGGGAGGCAACTCCGGCCCTCCTTCGGCGCTGCCGCTGGCCGAGGAGGAGCAGAGCGAGTCCGTTTTCACGGGCAGCGTCCGGTAATCCCGGTAGTGACTGACATTGTCCTGTCTCTGCAGCGATACCCGGTGTTTGTCCCCCGCAGTGTCGGCGGCCATCATGTTACCGCTGATGGTGTTCCTCCACTCCCACGGCTTGCCGTTGGTGGCCGACACACGCACCACCGGGTGGTGGGGGGCGTGAGCGTCGATGGTGACGATGCTCCCGCTGCCGGCGATGCTCCCCGGGTTGCTCCCGGTGCAGCTGTCCCGATCGGACGGGATCCGGTAATAGGGCGACTCGGAGCAGTTGGACCCGCCCCCGGAGGAGGAGCCGCCTTCTGACGTCTTAGTGGACGAAGTGACTCCATGACCCTGCTGCTTAGACATGGCTATCACCTGGAGAACAGAAGAGCATCTAGTCAGAATGTACAAAAGTGGTCAAGTGGTTGATCCAGATCAGCTAGCAAATGGTAACCACATGCTTTGTCAACAGCTGTTTCCAAAGTAAACAATTCACTTTCAATCACAAGAAAAAGCAGAGACTATAGAAATTAGTATTTACAAAACAGCTAATAAAGTGAGTTCAGGGACTTTATAaaggtaaacactgtaaaaggtagtgtaatatatttaatattcctcacagacatttttttttagatgtaatTCCAACTATTATAAGTGTTGGACCCTTGTGGGAGTATTTTATATTGGAAAGTAATCAGTGAAACTGCCTCCGCCCTTGTTGTTCTGTTTTGATTTTACTACCAAAAAAAATTAATCATCCGGGGTTTGGCAGCTACTAATTTTCTACTCCTGTGTGaacttcatttttcagaactgGCTGCATGCCACTCGAAatcaaagaatgaaaaatgactgTTCAAAAAATTATGTAGTTATTATGATTTGCAGGCACTCATTTTCTAAATGTCTCCCTCACCTGAGTGACTCGTTGCTGGCCGGGCGGCTGGTTGGGCTGCGTGTTGGGGACGCGGGGGGTGGAGACCGCGATCGGCCCCGGTCCTGgctctttccctcctcctccctcggTGAGTGACAGCCACTTGGCGCGGGTCTTGGCGCTCTTTGGGGATACAGGCGGCGGCCGAGAGGCCTCCTCGGGGATGTGAACGAGCGGGGGTGCCACCACCATCCTGGCTCCGGTCGGTGTGGCGGTGCCCTTGTTGGCTTGCACTGTGGGATAAAGAGAGGAAGGCATCTCCTGGTCTCCATCACccgctgctgctcctccttcatctcctccatccctcccgtCCACCCCCTCATCCTCATCTCGTGAGCTCTGGCTGCGGAGCTCAAGCGAGCGCTGCCTCCACTCTGTCACCATCTGTCGAGACCTCTGGGGGTCAAAGGGCACATGGAAGGTCATGTGACGCTGGGTGGTAGGCAGCTCATCCGAGGGGGAAATGGGACTGTTGCCGTTTGCGACTCGGGGCAAGGTGTTGCTGAAGGTCACCATGGTTTCCTTGCCCATGGGACCCCGGGTTGCCAGGAGCTCCACATCAGCACTTGCTCGTTTGAGGGAGGCCAGGGATgccttctccctcctcacctTACTGCGGGCCCCAGACCCCAGACCGGCCCCCAGCTCCTCCCTGCTCTCGGACACCCTGGGAGTCTTCCTGTACAGGGAGTCGTGGCTCCGCTGGCTCAGCACCCTAAGGCCGTCCTTCTGCTGAGCCGGGGCCAGTCTCTGTAAAGAGGGAGCATCTTCGTCTGATGCTTTGAAGTTTCCCACCGCAAACACAACCTGACACAGAGattgggggggggagaaacaaATGAGGAGATTGAAGTACccagaatgttaaataaagaCTGAAGcgtgaaaatgtgtttcctttAATCTttgggaggggaaaaaaatgtctatTCCTATTAGTGGGGAGGAAGTGCATGAATGAGCatttctccttcctcctgctgTTTAGTTTGAGGCTAGCATGATTCACTCTCGTCCCCCTCTCTCAGAATTCATCCTTTAATGACAGGAAGGAAACTCTCCCCCTCTTAAAATGCGAAAGACgagagaaaatgagagtgagaggaggaggagaaagagagcgtGGAAAATGGGAACGACaagttttcttaaaatgaagTGTGAAATTGTCCCAGAGAATTCTTATCGGattatttaattttctctcCCCTCACCCCGTAATAGAAAAAGGCTATATATAGAGGATGCAAATGTCTGAAAGCCACACGGAAGAGGAGAAGTGatcaaaaaaagaagcttttgtTAGCACATGCTGTGATAGCGTTAGAATAAAACAATGGGACAATTCAGTCACCGCGAAACAACTAAACcacttaattaaaaataaaagaaatctaTTTATGCGTTTCTGGTCATTCCCACCCCGCTGTTTGCTGTCTGTTAACTTCTCCCTggggacaaaaacaaatcccCAAAAGcctacaaacacatgcaggcaCTCATTTCACAAAATCCTGCAACAGGAAATCAATTTCAAGACAATTTCATTTGTTGAGCGAGTTACATTGGCATTAAAGGTAAATTATcttgaaacaagaaaacataaattaggccctttaatatatttttgcagaCAGTTTGATGAATCTGTTTCTCTTGTTCATGTTTAACTAACCAGGTAGACTCCGATGCCGGCTCCTATGACATATCCCACGTAGACGTCTATCGCGTGACTGCGGTGCTGAGTTATCTGCGTCAGCCCGGCGAGGCCCGCCGCCATGCAGAAACCAAACACCAGCAACGGCTTCAGCAGCTTGGTGGTGCTGCTGATGCTGGCGTTGAAATACATCTGTTGATAGAGAGAGGCACGCATAAATACGCCAGCCAGACGACAACAACACACTGCAACAATAGTTtgacaacaaaagaaacattttcaatttagaGGAATGAAGGAAACTCATCTTAAACTTTGgtattaaagcaaacatttgggaaatacacttgcCAAGAGTTAAATGGGAAGATTGATGCACACTTATATTTGTCAAAGTTGAGTCCACAGACAACAGCcggttatcttagcttagcataaagaccagaagcagggggaaacagctcgCTTTGTTCgctctttcttcctcctgctTTCACTCTCTTTGCTAacctaagctaagctaagctaagctaactgtgtCATTTCTGTCATAGCAAAAAAGCGAATAATCAAATTTATTTGAAGAATTCTCTTTAGATGACATTGCcttgaaaaagtaaaacaagctgtctcctttttttgttgcatgacATTTCTATTAAGGATACCGTCTTAATTGATAATCACagctgttttaagaaaaaaagtgtgctACATATGAGGTAAACTGGGTTTTTAAGATGAATATTCCTTGAAAGTAAAACAGTGGAGGGACTcgggaggagagacagaatatatttatacatttacattgaAATTCTCTGCATGCACACTTTTCATTTCCATAAAGTGGAGGATAGCTGAGTGACAGAGATGCAGGCTTTGCAAAAATATATCCACTTTAACAAGCCTGTCCATCTAGCCGTGAGCATAAAAATTGAAATTTTCTCGAAGCAAGAATCTGTCAGAAAGCTGACATTTACAATGCAATTGAAATGTCTATTTTGTCAAGTGATCGGCTTTTTCTGTCAGGTTACAGCAAATTTctaaaagacaaatgtgtgaAGCAAAAAGTATGGAAACGGGTGGAATTATTTAACGTCATTGTAAAAGGTTTTTTGAGACTGAATAcaagaaatacatgttttaatgtggtGGGCAGTGTAGAACAATGAGGAAGAAAAATTATCTGACAGCGGTGTTAATGGGCTGCTTCCCAACTTTGCAGCATTTAGATAACTCTGGCAACTAAGACAGctgctttcctcctcctctcctgccctTTCTCTCACATCAGAAATCGGTCTGGTGAGTTTTAATGAGCACACTCTGGGCTCAGTGAGGCAGCAGCGATATGACCAGTAGCTCAAATAGCCATTGGTGgaggagtgagtgagtgtgtgtgtgtgtgtgtgtgtgtgtgtgtgtgtgtgtgtgtgtgtgtgtgtgtaggagggtGTTATCTCATCGAGAAATTACAGTGCTACTTTGCTGTACAGTTCAAAAACTGCTTGTCACCGgacaacagaataaaaaaagctaCCACCAATATGCGTCAGGATGTAACAGCGAACAGAAATCTGACAggccctgtttttttttttaatgtgagaTTTGGATGACTCTTTGGCCCGAGGGTACTGTAGTCTGAAATCCGGAAATCTCTCAGTGAGTAAACACCATAACGTAATTGTGATTTATGTATGAAGTGACAGTGATTTCATTCCAGCTAGAAACCCTCTGTTATGCAGGAACTAATCTTACGTTGCCAGCAGCAATGTTCTTTATAATGAGTAGAGGAACATCTGGGTAGTTTTCATAACACACATAGTTGAACAGATACATTGTCACTGGCACAAACTCATGAAAATTTATAAAAGCAAAAGTCTAGGAACAAAGAAATGTAGTGCAAATATGTATTGGTACGTTTACTAAATTCCAAATTCGGCtacgtaaacaaagcacagagaagctcgattacaacacacaaacacacagcgggCGACTTTCTCTGTTTAGGACAATATtcctccactatatctttaaatagcaaatagttgtttgctgctatatcaatgctctgaatgtGGAATTTAGCACTTTTTACgaaatgtaaaacagaaaaggatAAACTATTTCAAAGTTACAGTGAATTAACTACTAACAAGAGAGACACACCCaatgaaccacacacacacacacacacacacacacacacacacacacacacacacacacacacacacacacacacacacacacacacacacacacacacacacacacacacacacacacacacacacacatttgcaaacCACGCAAGCATACAGTGCATGATGCAAATACATCATACTcagtgtacacaaacacaaaagagctTACGGAGATATAGACAGCAGCGAAGCCAGAGAGTGTTGCATGCTGGGATGGAAATGTTTTCCTGGGGGGAGAAAAAGGGGATAGTTAGGTGCGAAAGAGTAaaagcaaagagacaaagagctATTCATGTTTCCACCAAAACAAAAAGCGGAGTGGATTCTGATTGTTAATTGCCTCTTGAATATACCTGAATAAAGCAGCTTTTGATGTCGAGGTCGTATTTGACATTGAGACCTGTGTGATTGCTCGACTGTGTTTGTCAAACTGAGCGTGCGTCCTTGGATGTGAgcattaataaacacaaacagaatacCATGGGGCAATAGTGGGAACATTGTGGGAGAGTGAGTGAGCTGAGGTCAAAGCCGCTAATTCACAGTTTAGAGAACTGAATCATGAATCTGATTTAATTTGCCTTATAAACGTACtgtttgtgtcactgtgttaaCCTTCTCCCACTTGTTCAGGGCTaaacctgtgtgtatgtgtgggctGGTTGGcgttttgctttctttctgaaAAACAATCTGAGTAAATTGAGAAAATTCCAGCTGGTCCTCATTTTTTCAAAGGTCTGTTTGAGGGTCAAGACTTATGCTAATTGTTGAGGTTATGGTACGTGTCCTCAGAATCCTTAATTTCCACACTAACCCATTCATTGTCCATGTAAGCAGCcatgcaatgcattctgggacaCAGGGCATCACGTTTGCCGCTCCTCCTTGCCTAAAGTTGAGGTCGAGGCTACACTATGCAAATCAGGGGCGTCCATCCCAACTCCCAGCCTTTGGAAACTCCCGAAAAACCATTGTCGatttaatattttcagaaaCAGATTCTGTTTTTGTAATATAACAGAACGTTCCCAAACAAGCTGCCATGTTGGTTCGATTTGAAATCAGAAGTTAAAGCATACGTCCAATCAGGTGCAGCCAGGAAGCGTTTTGGTGGTTGTAGGAGGGTGTAGCCTGGACGTTTTCATTGTTGGTCAGTGGttatgtatttaaacaccaCTAGTGTCCCTCCAATGCTTGAAATATAACTGGCCAAGCATTCCATTGTGTATTGGTTTCCAGTTTCAGAGAAGGAGAGAACCGGTCAATCATCTATCGAGTAGCATGCCCATCAAGCGCCCAATGTTGGGAAGAGGCACAATCCCTCGTGTCCAAAAGCGCCCCAATGGACACGTACCATTAGGCATGAGGCATTAGATGAGAAGAGAGAGTTGTATCAGTCTGCTCATCTAACTCGCCACCAGAAATCGAATACGTTGATTATCCTAAATGTTGAACTTCTCCTttgaggttagggttagaagcTATGGAACGCATTAGCAAAATATGGTTCCTCACAAGTATAGAAGTACtaacatatgtgtgtttgtgctacTTAGATTATCCCTATATCAGCTATATTAAGCTGTAATCTTTTCTGTCTGTATGAATTTATTATTCCTGTCTAATACCCGTCTAAAACCTGCTGTAGCttgttagtgtgtttgtttcactctGCGCTGCTAAAGAGTTTCTCCAGGAGTCTAACTTAGCTACAACACCTGCAAGTGAGCTGCTACTGCTGGGAATTTGTAAGTGCATTGTAAGGCTTGttgtacaaatacacacttaAATTTACTAAGCAGCATATCATCAAAAAGCAAgtgttgtattatttaaaaaatccaaCTGCAACAATAATTTCACTCTTTCGCTATTTTAATCTTCTGTAATCCTCTTTAAATgcaaattcattttaatgactcCTCGCCTTAGTTTGTATAAACACTCCTGCAATAAGTCGATGTGTAGCAATTAGGGGCTGTCCTGATATCAGATTTTCACTTCATGATTATCATGaccaaaataattcacaataagGATATTATCAATAAGCTTAATTTATATCCTGTTATGAATGcactgtatatttgtgtgtcttcatatgttttctattcttttgaACAAGTGGATGCATATCTTTAATGTCCATGGATGCTGTTTTAGTGCTCTCTACATCCATCTCTTTGTCTTACCTTGCTGACATGATGGCATATTGGTCTTTCCCCATACAAATGTCCCGTGTGATGTAGgcattgttgtcacatgacacTCCCGGAGCCGTGTAATTGGGCTGGCAGACGGTGAGGAAGAAAGGGGCGTGGTAACCAGTCGCTAACTGGATGACATCTGTCACCAGGGCTGTTGCCAGGAGACCGAACACATGAACACCTGAGGGACGGAGgcaagagacagagatagagatgGTAAGGCGGCCTTGGAAGATGAACCAAAGGCCCCTGGGGGGatttcttcactatgagctgTTCACTTATGAACAGCTGCAGTTACGAGGGGGAAAAAGGACACCGAATTGAAGCaagaaccagaagtgacaccaCAAGCCTTCAGTTTGTTACGTTGTGAAGCTTTGATGCAGACAGTGAAATTTGGCAAGGTGAATTAATTACTCTTTTCACTTCAAAGCTCAAAGTTTGCCTTGAGATATTTCCTGTGGAGCTTTATATCATGCCTATTTCTTTTCAGGTCACCCttcatttaatgcatttaattagCTTATTTCCCTGGAATCAAGTTGGGGCTTAGCCGGTAAATGGAGCAATTTGTCTGAGCCAAAACTGatttaatcttaaaaaacaacagcattaaGTTCTTTACAAAGTTAACTCTGTTGTTAGCCCAGAGGACCAAATGTGAGCAACACATAGAGACATGATTATCTCACTGAACTTAATATGAAGCATTAAGCCTCTGTACTGAAGCCAATTAACTTTAATGCTCGGGAATCACTTCTGTGAGGTGCTTGGTTTATGTGATTCAGATAACATATATAGAAAATATGCTTTGTGGCAAACCACCAACACCAACAGTTATATGTCAAAGTTTCCCTTAGCAAAAAAAGGTAACCGTTATATTTAAGTACTAACGTTAACTACCATATTGTAGTTATTTGGACAGTCAGAGAAAAGGAGTGGAAAACAAAGGAGACAAATATATGGTGATATATATGGTTAAGCtgaaaaataaggaaaaagaCCTAAATCCAAAACACACTGCTTGTGCAATGCTTTCATACTAACGCAGTTACCAATTAACTTAAATACACCGCATAAACACTCACTTCAGAGAGGCAACAGAATAAGCATCTGTGGGAAAACAATGCGGTTTGACAAACCATGCGGTTAATGAGACCCTCTAAATGCTGGACCCTGAGGCAAGCTGCACCACAGCTATTGCTAGGTCCATAGCAACGGCCATTTATCCTCCAAAACTCcctccaaaaaacaaacaaacaacaacaacaggattGGTAGTTGGACGTACCGACGAAGCGCACGGTTCTGCGTAGGAAGGAGTTGAAGCTGCAGCCTCCAGCGTTGATGCTGCTCTCCGACTTGGGACACGTCTTCAGTTTAGACTGCAAGCAGTACGTCAGGCCCTCCCCCATCATAATCTACAGACAAATAAGTAGGTGAAATATGGGGGGAAAGAAAcgataatattacattacattacagtcatttagcagacgcttttatccaaagcgacttacaatcagtagtatattacatatcattcacccattcacacactgatgacaggctaccacgcaaggtgccaccatcagactctaactaacattcatgcaacatccagtccacaccgatggcaagccttcgggagcaacttggggttaagtgtcttgcccgaggacacatcgactgccgaagccgggtatcgaaccaccgaccttctgattggagaactaccttgctctccactacgccacagccgccccaatagACAATGAAAGGCACTGAGCGAaatttataaaaagaaacaaaaacataaaaaaaaagatcagagaGGAAAACGAGTTAAAGTGCTATTAATGTCAAATATCCATTTGTGTGATTGTGATTTACTGAGATAGAGAGAGCCACTGAGGGAGAATGGAGGCAAGGTGTTATCGAATAGTGATCACTTCCAATCTGAGTGATAGATGAGTGTTGGAGAGCCCTGCTCGTTTCCATGCCACTGATGGattagcagtgtgtgtgtctgtgtgtgtgaattgatTTGGGGGGCCTGTGGCATGCTTGATGGTGTGTATTGGAATGTCAGGTGTGTATTCATCAATGTGTCCATTGATTCTGCATCTCTGAGGGGGAGATTGAATTTGCTTTGCAAGTGTTGGAGAAGTTGTacgtttgtgtatttgtgtgatcTATGTATTTGTCTTTACACAGGAGTCTCTGTGTTTGAGTAGAACTCACAAACAAACCCCTAAACCCCGAGACACATTAGATAAATGATCCTCTGAGACTAGGGAATATTTTGTTCTTCTAAAGCTTTACCCgtcaacatttttacataaacagtgtaaaaaagaaaaagttcagtGGATGCTTAGTGACAAAACCACAGGGAATTTTTAGTGAATTCAGCTCTCATCAGTCCAGTTTCCAGCTGTGAAACGAGGATCTAATAAACCAAATGTAtgctacctgctcagcagcaaatgGCAATGTTTGAAACACCCAGCaagctaatttttttttagaaattggTCGAGAACAAAACTGAGCTGAAAGGAGAGTAGATTTTAACGCTCAAAGGGTTTCTTAAATTCTGTATGCTGCCTACCTAAGCTTAATTTTGGTGATCCCTATAAGATCAAGTAGTTCCttttaagagaaagaaacattcaCTACTGCTGACTaatatttacattcaaacaaacaagccGACACTACTGTgtctaaaatatgaaaatgaaacgaGATGAAAGCATTGGTTCGTGTAATCCTATTTATTCGTTAACTAGTGCAATTCCAGTTTGGAGCGAGCTCATTGCTTGGCCCCCAGAAGTGCTGCATGCTGGCAGCA contains:
- the LOC129103714 gene encoding phospholipid phosphatase-related protein type 3-like, translating into MTSPKNKAKKKQPKDSMTLLPCFYFVELPIVLSSLVSLYFLELTDVLSPAMVGFRCHDRDLSMPYMETGDELIPLLMLLSLAFAGPAASIMMGEGLTYCLQSKLKTCPKSESSINAGGCSFNSFLRRTVRFVGVHVFGLLATALVTDVIQLATGYHAPFFLTVCQPNYTAPGVSCDNNAYITRDICMGKDQYAIMSARKTFPSQHATLSGFAAVYISMYFNASISSTTKLLKPLLVFGFCMAAGLAGLTQITQHRSHAIDVYVGYVIGAGIGVYLVVFAVGNFKASDEDAPSLQRLAPAQQKDGLRVLSQRSHDSLYRKTPRVSESREELGAGLGSGARSKVRREKASLASLKRASADVELLATRGPMGKETMVTFSNTLPRVANGNSPISPSDELPTTQRHMTFHVPFDPQRSRQMVTEWRQRSLELRSQSSRDEDEGVDGRDGGDEGGAAAGDGDQEMPSSLYPTVQANKGTATPTGARMVVAPPLVHIPEEASRPPPVSPKSAKTRAKWLSLTEGGGGKEPGPGPIAVSTPRVPNTQPNQPPGQQRVTQVIAMSKQQGHGVTSSTKTSEGGSSSGGGSNCSESPYYRIPSDRDSCTGSNPGSIAGSGSIVTIDAHAPHHPVVRVSATNGKPWEWRNTISGNMMAADTAGDKHRVSLQRQDNVSHYRDYRTLPVKTDSLCSSSASGSAEGGPELPPPPLPTSSSPLPHPPHLLSSPLPPPPPHSSSSPLPPPPHPSSSPMLPPLPHPASSHMPPPPHLSSHMSPPPLPPSSHMPPPPSPILPSNAPTSTPFLLSNAASATSILFPFATATSPRILHASASSPVLLRHASPSSPSRLTDGRPQPGAVPLLHPAPSALCLRPQPC